One genomic window of Niveibacterium sp. SC-1 includes the following:
- a CDS encoding EAL domain-containing protein, which translates to MIWRLRRRGRLGIAGKLNALAVSMILLTAITIGVAVVRVQSRQAYQALQIYGTGMVRMLAQSAELPLYANDGNMLLQLVQSLGGNNDVAYVAFFDSERALLAAHDFRKGAAPVPEVSSWPTGEVTTTQLEAEHLISFMAEVRSHERQQSTALFIGPSSGTRLGYVRLVMASERTRKEALAFVNETARFAIVVAMLAIMLNLMFTRRLVRPVRELATAAREVAAGRLQQTIQVHSNDELADLGRAFQNMIESLTVSRARLLEYQNMLEERVQARTQELQAATAQALDLAQRDTLTDLPNRAYFSEELGRAIATHLSTGERMAVLFLDLDLFKRINDTLGHQAGDLLLVRIAEILKHCVREGDMVARLGGDEFVLLAREVKSTEQVTRLARRVLNAFAAPMEIEDHSFRIGFSIGISLCPDHGTDARTLLKNADLAMYATKEQGRGSYRFYTPELNQRAMERLNIESGLRRALDSPDELFLEFQPQVELNTGRLVAAEALLRWQPQGGAIIGPARFIPVAEETGLIVPIGERVLRQACATLAQWKAQGLRLPRIAVNIAAPQFESRDFCETVAQALADYDIPPDRLELELTESVIVRDADAALREMQRLKELGVSIALDDFGTGYSSLSYLSRLPIDLVKIDRAFVMRSTEDRNAHTIVRSIIALSHSLGYRVVAEGVETRAQVSLLRAAGCDYLQGYLLGRPMGEAAMAAWVASPLTPAEAALRGPEDFI; encoded by the coding sequence ATGATCTGGCGCTTGCGACGTCGCGGCAGACTGGGCATTGCCGGCAAGCTGAACGCGCTTGCCGTGAGCATGATCCTGCTGACCGCGATCACCATCGGCGTGGCGGTGGTCCGGGTGCAATCGCGGCAGGCCTACCAGGCGCTCCAGATCTATGGCACAGGCATGGTCCGGATGCTGGCGCAAAGCGCGGAACTGCCGCTTTACGCAAACGACGGCAACATGCTGCTGCAGTTGGTACAGAGCCTGGGCGGCAACAATGACGTGGCCTACGTCGCCTTCTTCGACAGCGAGCGGGCGCTCCTGGCAGCCCACGACTTCCGCAAGGGCGCGGCGCCCGTGCCCGAGGTCAGCTCTTGGCCGACGGGCGAGGTGACGACCACGCAACTGGAAGCCGAACACCTGATCAGTTTCATGGCGGAAGTCCGCAGCCACGAGCGCCAGCAGAGCACCGCGCTTTTCATCGGCCCCTCTTCGGGAACGCGGCTAGGCTATGTCCGCCTGGTCATGGCCAGCGAGCGCACCCGCAAGGAGGCGCTGGCCTTCGTCAATGAGACGGCCCGCTTCGCGATCGTGGTCGCCATGCTGGCCATCATGCTCAACCTGATGTTCACCCGCCGCCTCGTGAGGCCGGTGCGTGAGCTCGCCACTGCGGCGCGCGAAGTCGCCGCCGGCCGGCTGCAACAGACCATCCAGGTCCATTCGAACGACGAGCTCGCGGACCTCGGTCGCGCCTTCCAGAACATGATCGAGAGCCTGACCGTATCGCGTGCACGGCTCCTCGAGTACCAGAACATGCTGGAAGAGCGGGTCCAGGCCCGTACCCAGGAGTTGCAGGCGGCCACCGCGCAGGCCCTGGACCTGGCCCAGCGCGACACGCTCACCGACCTGCCCAACCGCGCCTATTTCAGCGAGGAACTCGGGCGAGCCATCGCCACGCATCTGAGCACCGGCGAGCGGATGGCGGTGCTCTTCCTCGACCTCGACCTGTTCAAGCGCATCAACGACACGCTGGGCCACCAGGCGGGCGACCTGCTACTCGTCCGCATCGCAGAGATCCTCAAGCACTGCGTGCGCGAGGGCGACATGGTGGCGCGCCTGGGCGGCGACGAATTCGTCCTGCTGGCGCGCGAGGTCAAGAGCACCGAGCAGGTCACGCGGCTTGCGCGACGCGTGCTCAACGCCTTTGCGGCGCCCATGGAGATCGAGGACCACAGCTTCCGGATCGGCTTTTCCATCGGCATCAGCCTCTGCCCCGATCACGGCACCGATGCCCGCACCCTGCTCAAGAATGCCGACCTGGCGATGTATGCGACCAAGGAGCAAGGGCGCGGCAGCTACCGCTTCTACACGCCGGAACTCAACCAGCGGGCGATGGAACGGCTCAACATCGAGAGCGGCCTGCGGCGCGCGCTCGATTCGCCGGACGAGCTCTTCCTCGAATTCCAGCCGCAAGTAGAGCTCAACACCGGGCGCCTGGTCGCGGCCGAGGCGCTGCTGCGCTGGCAGCCGCAGGGCGGCGCCATCATTGGCCCGGCGCGCTTCATCCCGGTCGCCGAGGAAACCGGGCTGATCGTGCCGATCGGAGAACGCGTGCTGCGCCAGGCCTGCGCGACGCTCGCGCAATGGAAGGCGCAGGGACTGCGGCTGCCGCGGATCGCAGTCAACATCGCGGCGCCGCAGTTCGAGAGCCGTGATTTCTGCGAAACGGTGGCGCAGGCCCTGGCCGACTACGACATCCCGCCCGATCGCCTCGAACTGGAGCTGACCGAGAGCGTGATCGTGCGCGATGCGGACGCCGCGCTGCGCGAGATGCAGCGGCTCAAGGAGCTGGGCGTCTCCATCGCACTCGATGACTTCGGTACCGGCTACTCCAGCCTGTCCTATCTCTCGCGCCTGCCGATCGATCTGGTCAAGATCGACCGCGCCTTCGTCATGCGCTCGACCGAAGACCGCAACGCCCACACCATCGTCCGCTCGATCATCGCGCTGTCGCACAGCCTGGGCTACCGGGTGGTCGCTGAAGGGGTGGAGACGCGGGCGCAGGTCAGCCTGCTGCGTGCGGCGGGTTGCGACTACCTGCAGGGCTATCTGCTGGGACGACCGATGGGTGAGGCCGCCATGGCGGCATGGGTCGCGAGTCCGCTGACACCGGCCGAAGCGGCCTTGCGGGGACCTGAGGATTTCATCTGA
- a CDS encoding ABC transporter substrate binding protein, which yields MAVRAVVCLLSALCLLNAGAAQARVWVLSDTDLPAHRQASKTALARLGGRGQALAESDIGRAKGSDIVLAVGPSATRKAASQGVPGLVGCMLNDRAPLLGYPEGNAVLLDLPPERIAQRLARALPKAKRVSLILERDGMLRAAMISGALREVGILPRLHVVKQNSELGQAFASATEDTDAVLAMSDAALLPDAAMHGLLLAAFRAHVPVIGPAADWVSAGALYAEEWNYAALGRYCADAALDLTRGGPRGQSLGAPLTGTRLTVNRRTARTLGLDPSAPGLGDADRVIE from the coding sequence ATGGCGGTGCGCGCTGTCGTATGCCTGCTGTCCGCGCTGTGCCTCCTTAACGCCGGCGCTGCGCAGGCGCGCGTCTGGGTGCTGTCGGACACCGACCTGCCCGCCCACCGCCAGGCCAGCAAGACAGCGCTGGCGCGCCTTGGCGGGCGCGGACAGGCACTCGCCGAATCCGACATCGGCCGGGCGAAGGGTTCCGACATCGTGCTGGCCGTCGGTCCTTCGGCCACACGCAAGGCCGCCAGCCAGGGCGTACCCGGCCTGGTCGGCTGCATGCTCAACGACCGGGCGCCGCTGCTGGGCTATCCGGAGGGCAACGCCGTCCTGCTGGACCTGCCTCCAGAACGCATTGCCCAGCGCCTGGCGCGGGCGCTGCCCAAGGCCAAGCGGGTTTCCCTGATCCTCGAACGCGACGGGATGCTGCGGGCCGCCATGATCTCCGGCGCATTGCGGGAAGTGGGAATACTGCCGCGCCTGCATGTGGTCAAGCAGAACAGCGAACTCGGCCAGGCCTTCGCCTCAGCCACGGAAGACACGGACGCGGTGCTGGCCATGTCCGACGCGGCGCTGCTGCCCGATGCCGCCATGCACGGACTGCTGTTGGCCGCCTTCCGCGCGCATGTGCCAGTCATCGGCCCGGCGGCGGACTGGGTCAGTGCCGGCGCGTTGTACGCCGAAGAATGGAACTACGCCGCCCTGGGCCGCTACTGCGCCGACGCGGCACTTGACCTGACCCGCGGCGGGCCTCGCGGCCAATCCCTGGGCGCACCGCTGACTGGCACGCGCCTCACGGTCAATCGCCGCACGGCAAGAACCCTGGGGCTCGACCCCTCCGCGCCCGGCCTGGGCGATGCCGATCGGGTGATCGAATGA
- a CDS encoding MBL fold metallo-hydrolase, which translates to MLQHRIIPVTPFQQNCSLVWCEETGRAALVDPGGEVDRLLAAVEEAGLSLEKILLTHGHIDHAGGVGEIVRRCGVPVEGPHQDELFWIEALAEQSRMFGFPRAEPFLPDRWLDDGDRVEVGQASLQVLHTPGHTPGHVVFFHQETRLALVGDVLFAGSVGRTDFPRGDFGALVASIRGKLFPLGDDVRFVPGHGPMSSFGEERRSNRFVADR; encoded by the coding sequence ATCCTGCAGCACCGCATCATCCCGGTCACACCCTTCCAGCAGAACTGCTCCCTGGTCTGGTGCGAAGAAACGGGACGTGCTGCACTTGTCGACCCCGGCGGCGAGGTGGATCGCCTGCTGGCTGCCGTCGAAGAGGCGGGGCTCAGCCTGGAGAAGATACTCCTTACGCATGGACATATCGACCATGCCGGCGGCGTAGGCGAAATCGTGAGACGCTGCGGCGTGCCGGTGGAAGGGCCGCACCAGGACGAGCTGTTCTGGATTGAGGCCCTTGCAGAGCAGAGCCGGATGTTCGGTTTCCCGCGCGCCGAGCCCTTTCTGCCGGACCGCTGGCTGGACGATGGCGACCGCGTGGAGGTAGGCCAAGCGAGCCTGCAGGTGTTGCATACGCCGGGACATACGCCCGGCCATGTCGTGTTCTTCCATCAAGAAACACGCCTTGCGCTGGTCGGCGACGTATTATTCGCGGGTTCGGTCGGTCGCACGGATTTCCCGCGTGGTGATTTTGGCGCCCTGGTGGCGTCCATTCGGGGCAAGCTCTTCCCGCTGGGGGATGACGTGCGCTTCGTCCCTGGTCACGGGCCCATGTCGAGCTTTGGCGAAGAGCGACGCAGCAACCGCTTCGTGGCTGATCGATAA
- a CDS encoding response regulator transcription factor, with the protein MRVAMLEDDRDQAGIVSAWLREAGHDVHSFDHPRELLKIAGRESFDLFLIDWNLPEMTGADVLHWLRDDRGDTTPVIFVTARDAEEDIVAALSAGADDYIVKPVRRLELLSRIEAVLRRVRPKEPERELLHPPYRFDLTLKRCFVGETPVELTDKEFELAVFLFRNAGKLFSRGHLLEAVWGRNPNVATRTIDTHVSRLRSKLALRPENGYRLTPAYNYGYRLERLTEE; encoded by the coding sequence ATGAGAGTAGCGATGCTTGAGGACGACCGCGATCAAGCCGGCATCGTGTCGGCATGGCTGCGCGAAGCGGGGCACGATGTGCATAGCTTCGACCATCCGCGCGAGCTGCTCAAGATTGCCGGGCGTGAGAGTTTCGACCTGTTCCTGATCGACTGGAACTTGCCCGAAATGACGGGTGCCGACGTCCTGCACTGGCTGCGGGACGACCGCGGCGATACCACGCCGGTGATCTTCGTGACCGCCCGTGACGCCGAGGAAGACATCGTGGCCGCCCTCTCCGCCGGCGCCGACGACTACATCGTCAAGCCGGTGCGGCGTCTGGAGCTGCTATCCCGGATCGAAGCCGTGCTGCGCCGCGTGCGCCCCAAGGAGCCGGAGCGCGAACTGCTGCATCCGCCCTATCGTTTCGATCTGACGCTCAAGCGCTGCTTCGTGGGAGAGACGCCGGTCGAGCTCACCGACAAGGAGTTCGAGCTCGCCGTCTTCCTCTTCCGCAATGCCGGCAAGCTCTTCTCGCGCGGGCACCTGCTTGAAGCTGTCTGGGGGCGCAACCCCAACGTGGCGACCCGCACCATCGACACCCACGTCTCGCGGCTGCGCAGCAAGCTCGCGCTGCGCCCGGAAAATGGCTACCGCCTCACGCCCGCCTACAACTACGGCTATCGCCTCGAGCGCCTCACCGAAGAGTGA
- the mscL gene encoding large conductance mechanosensitive channel protein MscL — MSFAQEFKEFALKGNVVDLAVGVIIGGAFGKIVESLVKDVVMPVLGMLIGGVDFKHLYVNLGKTSYETLEAAEKAGAPLLKYGVFINTVVDFLIIALAIFVAIKAMNRVKREEPAAAPVDAAPPEDVLLLREIRDALRK; from the coding sequence ATGAGCTTCGCCCAGGAATTCAAGGAATTCGCCCTGAAGGGTAATGTCGTCGACCTGGCTGTCGGGGTGATCATCGGCGGCGCCTTTGGCAAGATCGTCGAATCGCTGGTGAAGGACGTGGTGATGCCGGTGCTCGGCATGCTGATCGGCGGCGTGGACTTCAAGCACCTGTACGTCAATCTGGGCAAGACATCCTACGAGACGCTGGAGGCGGCCGAAAAGGCGGGCGCTCCGCTGCTCAAGTACGGTGTCTTCATCAACACGGTAGTGGACTTCCTGATCATCGCGCTCGCCATTTTCGTTGCGATCAAGGCGATGAACCGCGTCAAGCGCGAGGAGCCCGCCGCGGCGCCGGTCGATGCGGCGCCGCCGGAAGACGTCCTGCTGCTGCGCGAAATCCGCGACGCCCTGCGCAAGTAA
- a CDS encoding HAMP domain-containing sensor histidine kinase, which translates to MNETPLDVRSAKAVLEAADHALAWVDSKGDVAAASASFQAIAGAGDVRALTRVLKTWLGEGWVARAPFAAQQILAGGHGLSLSARPLPGGDLLLSLHDGQALQDVECLRDEALGFLSHDLRSPLAAIISLSEAQLDGSLPPSEDMLDRVTRQARLALEQADGVLRLLRASALRPERFEPVDLVRVAHEAAEECWSPSRARGVRVVVDESRVANQECLVMGEIDLLRRATTNLLLNAIEHGPSDAEVRLILQPEPPTGWRLAICDAGRPLDEAERRRIIGRPHRHEGRLRRAGGLGLALARTVSERHGGRLSAEDCVGGNAFVLHLPQYRETAG; encoded by the coding sequence ATGAACGAAACGCCGCTGGATGTGCGCAGCGCAAAGGCCGTGCTCGAAGCGGCCGATCACGCCCTGGCCTGGGTCGACAGCAAGGGCGACGTGGCCGCGGCGAGTGCTTCATTTCAGGCGATCGCCGGTGCCGGCGACGTGCGCGCTTTGACCCGGGTGCTCAAGACATGGCTGGGTGAGGGCTGGGTGGCGCGTGCGCCCTTCGCGGCGCAGCAGATCCTGGCTGGCGGGCACGGCCTGAGCCTGAGCGCCCGGCCACTGCCGGGAGGCGACCTGCTCCTGAGCCTGCATGACGGCCAGGCGCTGCAGGACGTTGAATGCCTGCGCGACGAAGCACTCGGTTTCCTGTCCCACGACCTGCGCTCGCCGCTGGCCGCGATCATCTCGCTCTCCGAAGCGCAGCTCGACGGCAGCCTGCCGCCCTCGGAAGACATGCTCGACCGCGTCACGCGCCAGGCGCGCCTCGCCCTGGAGCAGGCCGATGGCGTGCTGCGTCTGCTGCGTGCCTCGGCCCTGCGTCCCGAGCGTTTCGAACCGGTCGACCTGGTGCGCGTTGCGCACGAGGCGGCGGAGGAGTGCTGGTCACCTTCGCGCGCGCGTGGCGTGCGCGTGGTGGTGGATGAGTCGCGGGTCGCCAACCAGGAATGCCTGGTGATGGGCGAGATCGACTTGCTGCGGCGCGCCACGACGAATCTCCTGCTCAACGCGATCGAGCACGGGCCTTCCGATGCCGAGGTGCGCCTGATCCTGCAGCCCGAGCCGCCTACGGGATGGCGTTTGGCGATCTGCGATGCCGGGCGCCCGCTGGACGAAGCCGAGCGCCGCCGCATCATCGGGCGGCCTCATCGGCACGAGGGGCGCCTGCGTCGCGCCGGCGGACTTGGGCTCGCGCTGGCGCGCACGGTCTCGGAGCGCCACGGCGGGCGCTTGTCGGCCGAGGACTGCGTGGGCGGCAACGCCTTCGTCCTGCATCTGCCGCAGTACCGCGAGACCGCCGGCTGA
- a CDS encoding AsmA family protein encodes MSSGLARFSRYLGFLLGGICAAFFAVALFLLATWDGARMRAEFADALRARTQRQIGMDTLPRLRFLPGPTLVVNGLAIGEPAAVGVAAKVGRLEARLALWPLIAGQVEIDRIRLIDADIRLGRRPDGRLSLADLLESTGGEADWPARFRLQQIALERSRIQFLGASESENYAFERVSVRVGPLIGGTRGYLLGEATLTHAPNNASGGIEFSSGYRLDPDAKSFDLDDPSLRFRGDALGATALDSELAAQEGRGDFAAALSLSGLKLRAKGRVGARDMALTATLAALGRQGDAVALRDIKAQMALTGARERFELKFALPALAPRSESFPGEQLDLEFAATGDGRKIEGRVASRVAYRPESQRVMLDELEVSWLSKGGDAPRAGLRGRVAGTLAFAPWGASSEGKLEAQVSGSEMQLSFDRQPTRRPAWQFAFKADRFDPERLARGFGVQAPAELANRFADYAARGRIELDNALVGGLRLGEVSARLESGNGLLAVEELRAKAYAGRIEGRASYRPLSRQLSLEQRWSGVSLAALAADQKRRLPLTGEADAQIDLRATTGTRDAFERSLVGDIRLAVRDANWQGMDVADFLRAVRPALKDRSTASRATQAQEHQAFERLEFACRLFEAQARCTDFAADAGWLRASGAGQFGLVDGQLDWAARMAVQSRGRTPRDLLGLRGLTVPVSIKGAVGRSVWQLDWSSAPVRPKPKAAPAAPPPSEEADDRAAG; translated from the coding sequence ATGTCGAGCGGTCTCGCGCGCTTCTCGCGCTACTTGGGATTCCTGCTCGGCGGCATCTGCGCCGCCTTCTTCGCGGTGGCGCTTTTCCTTCTCGCGACCTGGGATGGCGCCCGCATGCGCGCCGAATTCGCCGACGCCCTGCGTGCCCGCACCCAGCGGCAGATTGGCATGGATACCTTGCCGCGCCTGCGTTTTCTCCCCGGCCCGACGCTGGTCGTGAATGGGCTCGCGATCGGCGAGCCCGCGGCAGTGGGCGTGGCTGCCAAGGTCGGGCGCCTGGAGGCACGGCTTGCGCTATGGCCGCTGATCGCCGGGCAGGTCGAGATTGACCGGATCCGCCTCATCGACGCCGACATCCGCCTGGGGCGCCGACCCGACGGCCGCCTGAGCCTCGCGGACCTGCTCGAAAGCACCGGCGGCGAAGCCGACTGGCCCGCACGCTTCCGCCTCCAGCAGATTGCGCTCGAGCGCAGTCGCATCCAGTTCCTGGGGGCCAGCGAGAGCGAGAACTATGCGTTTGAACGCGTGAGTGTGCGGGTGGGTCCGTTGATCGGCGGCACGCGCGGCTATCTGCTCGGCGAAGCGACCCTGACCCATGCGCCGAACAATGCCAGCGGCGGCATCGAATTCTCCTCCGGCTACCGACTCGATCCGGATGCAAAGAGCTTCGATCTGGATGACCCGTCCCTGCGCTTTCGTGGCGATGCTCTGGGCGCCACCGCGCTCGACAGCGAACTGGCCGCGCAGGAAGGGCGGGGCGACTTCGCCGCCGCCTTGTCACTGAGTGGACTGAAGCTGCGTGCCAAAGGGCGTGTCGGCGCCCGCGACATGGCGCTGACCGCCACGCTGGCGGCGCTGGGGCGCCAGGGCGATGCCGTGGCCCTGCGCGACATCAAGGCGCAGATGGCGTTGACCGGAGCGCGCGAGCGCTTCGAACTCAAGTTCGCCCTGCCGGCGCTGGCGCCGCGCAGCGAGAGCTTTCCGGGCGAGCAGCTGGATCTCGAGTTCGCCGCGACCGGCGACGGTCGCAAGATCGAAGGCCGGGTCGCCAGCCGCGTGGCCTATCGCCCCGAGAGTCAGCGCGTCATGCTCGACGAACTCGAAGTGTCCTGGCTCAGCAAGGGCGGTGATGCACCCCGCGCCGGCCTGCGGGGACGCGTTGCGGGAACCCTGGCCTTCGCCCCCTGGGGCGCCAGTAGCGAGGGGAAGCTGGAGGCGCAGGTCAGTGGCAGCGAGATGCAGCTGAGCTTCGATCGCCAACCCACGCGCCGTCCCGCCTGGCAGTTCGCGTTCAAGGCCGACCGCTTCGACCCGGAGCGCCTGGCGCGCGGCTTCGGGGTGCAGGCGCCGGCCGAGCTTGCGAATCGGTTCGCCGACTACGCGGCGCGCGGGCGGATCGAGCTCGACAATGCACTCGTCGGTGGCTTGCGCCTGGGTGAAGTCAGCGCGCGCCTGGAGAGCGGCAATGGCCTGCTGGCGGTGGAGGAGCTGCGCGCCAAGGCTTATGCAGGACGCATCGAAGGGCGGGCGAGCTATCGACCGCTGAGCCGCCAGCTGAGCCTGGAGCAGCGCTGGTCCGGTGTGTCCCTCGCGGCGCTGGCGGCTGACCAGAAGCGCCGCCTGCCTTTGACGGGCGAAGCCGACGCGCAGATCGACCTGCGCGCGACCACTGGCACCCGGGATGCCTTTGAGCGCAGCCTGGTCGGTGACATCAGGCTCGCGGTGCGGGATGCGAACTGGCAGGGCATGGATGTGGCGGATTTCCTGCGCGCGGTGCGGCCCGCACTGAAAGACCGGAGCACCGCCTCGCGCGCCACGCAGGCCCAGGAGCACCAGGCCTTCGAGCGCCTGGAGTTCGCCTGTCGCCTGTTCGAGGCGCAGGCGCGCTGTACCGATTTCGCGGCCGACGCGGGCTGGTTGCGCGCGAGCGGTGCCGGCCAGTTCGGCCTGGTCGACGGCCAGCTCGACTGGGCGGCGCGCATGGCCGTGCAGTCGCGTGGGCGCACGCCCCGCGACCTGCTGGGGCTGCGCGGGCTGACGGTGCCGGTAAGCATCAAGGGGGCGGTCGGCCGTTCGGTGTGGCAGCTGGACTGGAGCAGCGCCCCGGTGCGGCCCAAACCCAAGGCTGCGCCAGCAGCGCCCCCGCCGTCCGAGGAAGCCGACGACCGGGCGGCCGGCTAG
- a CDS encoding gamma-glutamyl-gamma-aminobutyrate hydrolase family protein (Members of this family of hydrolases with an active site Cys residue belong to MEROPS family C26.): protein MPKDAPLRIGLSARLMHDPPAELGFRNKVLQYLEQQAAHWVMAHGAMAFMVPTLYKTSTVQRESVSVRDYVDALDGIILQGGADVAPESYGETALRPEWSGDRVRDLYEIELVWEFIIRGKPVLGICRGAQLINVALGGSLVQDIPSLLAGAIAHRDEALYDALHHPVQFLAGSRLAALYPGFESPLVSSIHHQSVKRLGNDLIVEAEGPDGVVEAIRWRGSSYVAGFQWHPEFHPRDPRLLDSSPVMQEFLDAAREARG from the coding sequence GTGCCCAAAGACGCCCCGCTCCGCATCGGACTCTCGGCCCGGCTGATGCACGATCCGCCGGCCGAGCTGGGGTTTCGCAACAAGGTCCTGCAATACCTGGAACAGCAGGCGGCGCACTGGGTGATGGCGCATGGCGCCATGGCCTTCATGGTGCCGACGCTCTACAAGACCTCCACGGTCCAGCGCGAGAGCGTATCGGTGCGCGACTATGTCGACGCCCTGGATGGGATCATCCTGCAGGGCGGTGCCGATGTGGCGCCCGAGAGCTACGGCGAGACGGCGCTGCGGCCGGAATGGTCGGGCGACCGGGTGCGCGATCTCTACGAGATCGAACTGGTGTGGGAGTTCATCATCCGCGGCAAGCCGGTGCTGGGCATCTGCCGCGGCGCCCAGCTGATCAACGTGGCCCTGGGCGGCAGCCTGGTGCAGGACATCCCTAGCCTCCTGGCCGGCGCCATCGCGCACCGCGACGAGGCGCTCTACGACGCGCTCCATCATCCGGTGCAGTTCCTCGCAGGCTCGCGGCTCGCCGCGCTCTACCCGGGCTTCGAGTCACCGCTGGTGAGCAGCATCCACCACCAGTCAGTCAAGCGGCTGGGCAACGACCTGATCGTGGAGGCCGAGGGGCCGGACGGCGTAGTCGAAGCGATCCGCTGGCGCGGGAGCAGCTATGTCGCGGGATTCCAGTGGCATCCCGAGTTCCATCCGCGCGATCCGCGCCTGCTCGACAGCAGCCCGGTGATGCAGGAGTTCCTCGATGCTGCGCGCGAGGCACGCGGCTAA
- a CDS encoding YbdK family carboxylate-amine ligase produces MSLAPFAFSRALTFGVELELQIVNTNDYDLVGSAADVLRVLAARKFEGDVKPEITASMIEIATGICEHYDDAVSQLNSLRDALVSAAETLDVGIAGGGTHAFQKWNERQIFDAPRFQQLSSLYGYLAKQFTIFGQHVHIGCPAPDEALSLLHCLSRYIPHFIALSASSPFVQGTDTGFSSARLNSVFAFPLSGRAPLVGNWDEFVRYFDKMTGTGVVKGMKDFYWDIRPKPEYGTIEVRVMDTPLTVGRAAQIAAYIQSVARWLMVERPFRTVEDDYLVYSFNRFQACRFGMEGVVVDPRSHEHRPIAEDILATMDRIEQHAIELRADGALRELREVVKNRAGDADWLRHLHAEEQLLPEVVRQQCLRWRS; encoded by the coding sequence ATGAGCCTCGCCCCTTTTGCCTTCTCGCGCGCACTGACCTTCGGCGTCGAACTTGAGCTGCAGATCGTCAACACGAACGACTACGACCTGGTCGGCAGCGCGGCCGATGTGTTGCGCGTGCTCGCGGCACGCAAGTTCGAGGGTGACGTCAAACCCGAGATCACCGCGAGCATGATCGAGATCGCCACCGGCATCTGTGAGCACTATGACGACGCGGTCTCGCAGCTCAACAGCCTGCGCGACGCTCTGGTGTCGGCCGCCGAGACCCTGGACGTGGGCATCGCCGGCGGCGGCACGCATGCCTTCCAGAAATGGAACGAGCGCCAGATCTTCGATGCGCCGCGCTTCCAGCAACTCTCCTCGCTCTACGGCTATCTCGCCAAGCAGTTCACGATATTCGGACAGCATGTGCACATCGGCTGTCCGGCGCCGGACGAAGCGCTTTCCTTGCTGCATTGCCTCTCGCGCTACATCCCGCACTTCATCGCGCTGTCAGCGTCCTCTCCCTTCGTGCAGGGCACCGATACCGGTTTCTCCTCGGCACGGTTGAATTCGGTCTTCGCCTTCCCGCTTTCCGGCCGCGCGCCGCTGGTTGGCAACTGGGACGAGTTCGTGCGCTACTTTGACAAGATGACCGGCACCGGCGTGGTCAAGGGCATGAAGGACTTCTACTGGGACATCCGGCCCAAGCCCGAGTACGGCACGATCGAGGTGCGGGTGATGGACACGCCGCTCACCGTGGGGCGGGCCGCGCAGATCGCTGCCTACATCCAGTCGGTGGCGCGCTGGCTGATGGTCGAGCGGCCCTTCCGTACGGTCGAGGATGACTATCTCGTCTACAGCTTCAACCGCTTCCAGGCCTGCCGCTTCGGCATGGAAGGCGTGGTGGTGGATCCGCGCTCGCATGAGCACCGGCCGATCGCCGAGGATATTCTCGCGACCATGGACCGCATCGAGCAGCACGCCATCGAATTGCGCGCCGACGGCGCCCTGCGGGAACTGCGCGAGGTGGTGAAGAACAGGGCGGGCGATGCCGACTGGCTGCGCCACCTGCATGCCGAAGAACAATTGCTGCCGGAAGTCGTGCGGCAGCAATGCCTGCGCTGGCGGAGCTGA